A portion of the Actinomycetota bacterium genome contains these proteins:
- the fdhF gene encoding formate dehydrogenase subunit alpha — translation MVGVTLNGQRVEVPEGGTLLQAAQGAGMSIPTLCHHPAVADSGVCRVCLVEEEGSGRLITACDTPVEEGMAVLLDSERVREARRTMLELIFSAHPFHCEVCESNNSCRLKRLASEAGISGRELPFMQDFRPIVDANPFYLRDLSKCISCGLCIRACQEVQGVGTYEVKGTGARARPATSLDSAVDKSVCEFCGLCVSLCPVGALMEKPSLHLGNEDTAVVTICPYCGVGCSMELRIRDGRIAGVRAGVPGSVNGYSLCVKGRFGLDFVHHPDRLTRPLMRRDGELVEVSWDEALDEVARRLSRVIEENGRDAVAFLSSAKATNEENYLLQKFARAVVGTNNIDHCARLUHSPTVAGLAAAFGSGAMTNSISDLEKADVILLTGTNTPVNHPVIAEKIKQAVLYGRTRMLIVDPREISLSRYAVMHLKPRPGTDVAWINGMAKAILDEGLEDGDFIASRTEGLEELRRTLEEYTPERVEEISGIPAGDLVRAARIYAKAKRAAILYAMGITQHISGTDNVSALANLSMLTGNLGREGTGVNPLRGQNNVQGACDMGALPNVFTGYQKVDDEGASGKFSGAWGRRLPGKPGLSIVEMMRAAGRGEVRALYILGENPMVTDPDVGHVEEALASLDLLVVQDIFLTETAAMADVVLPGVCFAEKEGTFTNTERRVQRVRKAVEPPGEAKQDLDIIVELAERMGYDMPAVSAGQIMREIASLTPSYGGIDYERLEGGGLQWPCPDTEHPGTPVLHAGSFPHGKGKFTAVEFLPPDELPDEEYPFILSTGRLLYHFHSGSMSRRSHSLEEKAGRGWVGINPTDARKMKIREGDAVRVTSRRGSLLSHAHISPQLQQGSVFATFHFADETANILTNPALDPKSKIPDLKVCAVRLERSQGGEGGENAGPA, via the coding sequence ATGGTTGGCGTCACTCTGAACGGGCAGCGGGTAGAGGTGCCGGAAGGTGGCACGTTGTTACAGGCCGCGCAGGGCGCCGGCATGTCCATACCCACGTTGTGCCACCATCCCGCCGTCGCGGACAGCGGGGTATGCCGGGTCTGCCTGGTGGAGGAGGAAGGGAGCGGCCGGCTGATCACCGCCTGCGACACACCGGTGGAGGAGGGGATGGCGGTACTCCTCGACAGCGAGCGGGTGAGGGAGGCCAGGCGGACCATGCTGGAGCTGATATTCTCGGCCCACCCCTTTCACTGCGAGGTATGTGAGAGCAACAACTCATGCCGGCTGAAGAGGCTTGCCTCGGAAGCGGGGATCTCGGGCAGGGAGCTGCCTTTCATGCAGGACTTCAGGCCGATAGTGGACGCCAACCCCTTCTACCTGCGCGACCTCTCCAAATGTATCTCCTGCGGCCTGTGCATCAGGGCATGCCAGGAGGTCCAGGGGGTGGGGACTTACGAGGTAAAGGGCACCGGCGCGCGCGCGCGGCCGGCAACGAGCCTGGACAGTGCCGTGGACAAGTCGGTGTGCGAGTTCTGCGGCCTGTGCGTGTCGCTGTGCCCGGTGGGCGCATTGATGGAAAAACCGTCCCTGCACCTGGGCAACGAGGACACGGCGGTGGTGACCATATGTCCTTACTGCGGGGTAGGCTGCTCCATGGAACTGCGCATACGGGATGGCCGCATCGCCGGCGTGCGGGCGGGCGTCCCCGGTTCCGTGAACGGTTACAGCCTTTGCGTTAAGGGACGCTTCGGCCTGGACTTCGTACATCACCCCGACCGCCTCACCCGCCCGCTCATGCGCCGGGACGGCGAACTGGTGGAGGTGTCATGGGACGAAGCCCTGGACGAGGTGGCCAGGCGCCTTTCCCGCGTGATAGAGGAGAACGGACGGGACGCGGTCGCTTTCCTCTCCTCGGCGAAAGCCACCAACGAGGAGAACTACCTGCTGCAGAAGTTCGCCCGCGCGGTGGTCGGCACCAACAACATCGACCACTGCGCCCGTTTATGACACAGTCCCACCGTCGCCGGTCTGGCGGCAGCGTTCGGGAGCGGGGCCATGACCAATTCCATCTCCGACCTGGAGAAGGCGGACGTGATCCTGCTCACAGGCACCAACACACCGGTCAACCATCCCGTGATCGCCGAGAAGATAAAACAGGCGGTGCTCTACGGCCGGACCAGGATGTTGATCGTCGATCCCCGCGAGATCTCTCTCTCCCGTTACGCCGTCATGCACCTCAAGCCCCGCCCGGGCACCGACGTGGCCTGGATCAACGGCATGGCCAAGGCGATCCTGGATGAAGGGCTGGAGGACGGGGATTTCATAGCGAGCAGGACGGAAGGGCTGGAGGAACTGCGCCGGACGCTGGAGGAATACACTCCGGAAAGGGTCGAAGAGATAAGCGGTATCCCCGCCGGGGACCTGGTGAGGGCGGCGCGTATATATGCCAAGGCGAAGCGCGCGGCGATCCTCTATGCCATGGGTATAACCCAGCATATAAGCGGCACCGACAACGTCTCGGCCCTCGCCAACCTGTCCATGCTCACCGGCAACCTGGGCAGGGAGGGGACGGGGGTGAACCCCCTGAGGGGCCAGAACAACGTGCAGGGGGCGTGCGATATGGGAGCCCTCCCAAACGTCTTCACCGGATACCAGAAGGTGGACGACGAGGGGGCCAGCGGAAAGTTCTCCGGGGCATGGGGACGACGACTGCCCGGGAAACCGGGTCTGTCCATCGTGGAGATGATGCGGGCCGCCGGGCGGGGAGAGGTACGCGCTCTCTACATATTGGGGGAAAACCCAATGGTGACCGATCCCGACGTGGGCCATGTCGAAGAAGCCCTCGCGTCCCTGGACCTGCTGGTGGTCCAGGACATATTCCTCACAGAAACCGCCGCCATGGCCGACGTGGTGCTTCCGGGAGTCTGTTTCGCGGAGAAGGAAGGGACCTTCACCAACACGGAACGCAGGGTGCAGCGCGTGCGCAAGGCGGTGGAACCTCCGGGAGAGGCGAAACAGGACCTGGATATAATCGTCGAGCTGGCTGAACGCATGGGCTATGACATGCCCGCTGTCTCAGCCGGGCAGATCATGCGGGAGATAGCCTCCCTGACGCCGTCATATGGAGGGATAGACTACGAAAGGCTGGAGGGTGGCGGCCTGCAGTGGCCGTGTCCCGACACGGAGCACCCCGGTACGCCGGTGCTGCACGCGGGGTCTTTCCCGCACGGCAAGGGGAAGTTCACGGCGGTCGAATTCCTGCCGCCGGACGAGCTGCCCGACGAGGAGTACCCCTTCATCCTCTCAACCGGGCGCCTGCTCTACCATTTCCATTCCGGCTCGATGTCCAGGCGGTCCCACAGCCTGGAGGAAAAAGCGGGGCGGGGGTGGGTGGGGATCAACCCCACCGATGCGAGGAAGATGAAGATCAGGGAGGGAGACGCCGTGCGGGTCACCTCCCGCAGGGGCAGCCTGCTCAGCCACGCTCATATATCCCCGCAGCTGCAGCAGGGGAGCGTGTTCGCCACCTTCCACTTCGCGGATGAGACCGCCAACATCCTAACCAACCCGGCCCTGGATCCGAAGAGCAAGATACCGGACCTAAAGGTATGCGCGGTGAGGCTGGAGAGATCGCAGGGAGGTGAGGGCGGTGAGAACGCCGGTCCGGCCTGA
- a CDS encoding methylenetetrahydrofolate reductase C-terminal domain-containing protein, translating into MKNITQQKSLEEITGSLGTARQVLLVGCGTCPAMAETGGLKEVEEMAAVLADAGFEAVSRTVIPVACEPLPGEARVEFERLLEPAQAVLVLACSLGVRMVSDYTGLPVLPALNTLFVGREAEPGFFVEECAQCGDCVLGENGGICPIVHCAKSLFNGPCGGSVGGKCEVNATLPCGWQLIYDRMKALGRVDELSKIRPYKDWSKSVSGGARRMRIPVPPPPTPQEGKE; encoded by the coding sequence ATGAAGAACATCACTCAACAGAAGAGCCTCGAGGAGATCACGGGATCGCTGGGAACGGCCCGTCAGGTCCTCCTGGTAGGGTGTGGCACGTGTCCTGCCATGGCGGAGACGGGCGGGCTCAAAGAGGTGGAGGAGATGGCCGCCGTCCTGGCGGACGCGGGTTTTGAGGCGGTCTCGCGGACCGTGATCCCCGTGGCCTGCGAACCTCTGCCCGGCGAAGCCCGGGTCGAATTCGAGCGGCTGCTGGAGCCGGCGCAGGCGGTGCTGGTCCTGGCCTGCTCGCTGGGAGTCAGGATGGTCTCCGACTATACGGGATTGCCGGTACTGCCCGCTCTCAACACGCTCTTCGTCGGGCGGGAGGCGGAACCCGGGTTCTTCGTGGAGGAATGTGCCCAGTGCGGCGATTGCGTGCTGGGGGAAAACGGCGGCATATGCCCCATCGTACACTGCGCCAAGAGCCTCTTCAACGGGCCCTGCGGTGGCTCGGTGGGAGGCAAGTGCGAGGTAAATGCCACCCTGCCCTGCGGTTGGCAGCTCATCTACGACCGCATGAAAGCGTTGGGAAGGGTCGATGAGCTGTCCAAGATCAGGCCGTACAAGGACTGGAGCAAGTCCGTGAGCGGCGGCGCCAGGCGCATGCGCATCCCGGTGCCACCGCCTCCAACCCCGCAAGAAGGGAAAGAATGA
- a CDS encoding NAD(P)H-dependent oxidoreductase subunit E, with amino-acid sequence MRTPVRPELMLRILEKIDKRGYAGAKEIEGVASRLRMPSSQVYGFISQFEELPQHPCRIRLRVCTGLACADAGAWAIYEELKQKAPGGVEVLADPGLSRWHSSPAVCVDVQGEGTGIAEGLTPDDIDRLAGDLESGRPPSFRPWRDVHPPLPRDLSGREASPWSQAAAEKGLPESWGPGMLSWASEHPEEIWKGIAEGPPPRPDKGAAAIVCDLAGPQGENSVSFASFQLFPRAVVAGCALAAAACGVRKVVFYLPWEEKELAGGLEKTAADLLSGSGIRYSVFRGPARLASAWDIGRAALVQGMMLWRAASLYGWEGTGDGGRPLVVLDAEDVWRVPWRAGGEPAQRQGQESGRMLCLAGGEGPPRLLEVSPGGSIAGILSDPGLAPEYGSAKAVHVARRSGAEVVPARNGEVKAEGAREVVVLDTLSCMPRWALYLSWDAERSCCGGCIPGRTAPAAAARLLRGILEPGAETGVLEGLGKLLEQASGLAMCPRLLEKLQPVKDCLLEFGEEFEEHSARGTCMAGSCEAAVEAGDQEGGR; translated from the coding sequence GTGAGAACGCCGGTCCGGCCTGAGCTGATGCTCCGTATCCTGGAAAAGATAGATAAGAGAGGCTACGCGGGCGCGAAGGAGATAGAGGGCGTCGCCTCACGCCTCCGCATGCCCAGCAGCCAGGTTTACGGTTTTATCAGCCAGTTCGAGGAACTGCCCCAGCACCCATGCCGGATACGGCTGAGGGTCTGTACCGGGCTCGCCTGCGCCGATGCGGGCGCATGGGCCATCTATGAGGAACTGAAGCAGAAAGCCCCCGGCGGAGTAGAGGTCCTCGCCGACCCCGGGCTTTCGCGCTGGCACAGCTCGCCGGCGGTATGCGTGGACGTCCAGGGGGAGGGAACGGGGATCGCGGAGGGGCTTACGCCGGACGATATCGACCGCCTGGCGGGCGACCTGGAAAGCGGGCGTCCGCCCTCCTTCAGGCCATGGCGCGATGTCCACCCCCCTCTACCGCGGGACCTGTCCGGGCGGGAGGCTTCTCCGTGGTCGCAGGCCGCGGCGGAAAAAGGCCTGCCGGAGAGCTGGGGCCCGGGCATGCTCTCCTGGGCCTCCGAACACCCCGAAGAGATATGGAAAGGCATCGCGGAAGGGCCTCCGCCCCGTCCGGACAAGGGAGCGGCGGCCATAGTCTGCGACCTTGCGGGACCCCAGGGAGAGAACAGCGTGAGCTTCGCTTCGTTCCAGCTCTTTCCCAGGGCGGTCGTGGCGGGTTGTGCGCTGGCCGCCGCCGCCTGCGGCGTACGCAAGGTGGTCTTCTATCTTCCCTGGGAGGAAAAAGAGCTCGCGGGCGGACTGGAGAAGACCGCGGCGGACCTGCTTTCCGGGTCGGGGATCCGGTATTCGGTCTTCAGGGGACCTGCACGGCTGGCAAGTGCGTGGGATATAGGAAGGGCAGCGCTCGTGCAGGGCATGATGTTATGGCGTGCGGCGTCCCTTTACGGCTGGGAAGGCACCGGGGACGGCGGCAGGCCGCTGGTTGTGCTCGATGCCGAGGACGTCTGGAGGGTCCCCTGGCGGGCCGGCGGGGAACCCGCGCAGAGGCAGGGACAGGAAAGCGGGCGGATGTTGTGCCTTGCGGGCGGTGAAGGGCCCCCCCGCCTGCTGGAGGTATCGCCGGGCGGGAGTATCGCCGGCATATTATCGGACCCCGGCCTGGCGCCGGAGTACGGGTCGGCGAAAGCCGTCCACGTGGCCCGCCGCAGCGGGGCCGAGGTCGTGCCGGCGCGGAACGGCGAGGTAAAGGCAGAGGGCGCGAGGGAGGTGGTGGTGCTGGACACCCTGAGCTGCATGCCCCGCTGGGCCCTGTATCTCTCCTGGGATGCGGAGAGGAGCTGTTGTGGGGGCTGCATCCCGGGGAGGACGGCTCCGGCGGCGGCGGCACGGCTCCTGAGGGGCATACTTGAGCCCGGCGCGGAAACGGGCGTGCTCGAGGGCCTGGGGAAACTCCTCGAACAGGCGAGTGGGCTTGCCATGTGCCCACGGCTGCTGGAAAAGCTGCAACCTGTCAAGGACTGCCTGCTGGAGTTCGGGGAGGAATTCGAAGAACACTCGGCACGGGGCACCTGCATGGCGGGCTCCTGCGAAGCGGCGGTCGAGGCCGGGGATCAGGAGGGGGGAAGATGA